One genomic window of Thalassolituus hydrocarboniclasticus includes the following:
- a CDS encoding DUF4124 domain-containing protein, which yields MKSLLRIMLTTLFVTFIAALALELFWLNSTPEQRQHWLSLSPQPLAIKPNGWLLPQLFSAHTTASVTTRPGVASEHAPGSDKFWSDTAPAASSPGTAPAKALADSMPTGYRNHGGAGCVRPPTQDIRDVERGAVYRWTDSEGKVHFGDRPQQNGAEDLSKKYAAATQGVRLVMEYPGWAGDAQLEFQLRREADLLYRVLTRFIPQKAWRQINLNLVLFASQSAFDEFRQQQGANSGWMAYYSGGHNQAYLARQQRDEWTLRIARHEMTHAMMTGMLGTTPIWLSEGMAQYLEGLQWQMNVGQIKADAAGFNRLSAQGLTGFSELAGRSHAEFNGMAQDENYARAAAMVFFLIDHDDGKRWLRQTLGHYAQHPCAPFIPSQFFNQAYPGGLAAVNGRYARWLQDGHFSTHYY from the coding sequence ATGAAGTCATTGCTGCGCATTATGCTGACCACGCTGTTTGTTACCTTTATAGCAGCGCTCGCGCTGGAACTGTTCTGGCTGAACAGCACGCCTGAGCAGCGTCAGCACTGGCTGAGCTTAAGTCCGCAGCCTCTGGCGATTAAACCCAACGGCTGGCTGTTACCGCAATTATTCAGTGCACATACAACGGCTTCTGTGACGACGAGGCCGGGTGTTGCTTCCGAACATGCTCCGGGCAGCGATAAGTTTTGGTCTGATACAGCCCCTGCGGCTTCCTCACCCGGTACCGCGCCGGCCAAAGCTTTGGCGGACAGCATGCCAACAGGTTACCGCAATCATGGTGGCGCGGGATGTGTTCGTCCGCCAACGCAGGATATCCGTGATGTTGAACGCGGTGCGGTCTATCGCTGGACCGACAGCGAAGGCAAGGTTCACTTTGGTGATCGGCCACAACAGAACGGCGCGGAAGATCTCAGTAAAAAATACGCCGCGGCAACTCAGGGCGTGCGTCTGGTGATGGAATATCCGGGCTGGGCCGGTGATGCTCAGCTCGAATTTCAGCTGCGCCGTGAAGCCGATTTACTCTACCGCGTGTTAACGCGCTTTATCCCGCAGAAGGCCTGGCGTCAGATCAATCTGAATCTGGTGCTGTTTGCCAGTCAGAGCGCCTTTGATGAATTCCGTCAGCAGCAGGGGGCAAACAGTGGCTGGATGGCGTATTACAGTGGCGGCCATAATCAGGCGTATCTGGCCCGCCAGCAGCGTGACGAATGGACACTGCGTATTGCCCGCCATGAAATGACCCACGCGATGATGACCGGCATGCTGGGCACAACACCGATCTGGCTCAGCGAGGGCATGGCACAATACCTTGAAGGTCTGCAGTGGCAGATGAATGTCGGCCAGATAAAAGCCGATGCCGCCGGTTTTAACCGGCTGAGCGCGCAGGGGCTGACCGGTTTCAGCGAGCTGGCCGGGCGCAGCCATGCGGAATTTAACGGCATGGCGCAGGATGAGAATTACGCCCGTGCGGCAGCGATGGTATTTTTTCTGATTGATCATGACGATGGCAAGCGCTGGTTGCGGCAGACGCTGGGCCATTATGCGCAGCATCCCTGTGCGCCCTTTATACCGTCACAATTCTTTAATCAGGCCTACCCCGGCGGGCTGGCGGCGGTAAACGGGCGCTACGCCCGCTGGTTACAGGACGGGCATTTCAGCACGCACTATTACTGA
- a CDS encoding ATP-dependent helicase yields the protein MPALTHTPTSSVYTPDGQSGRTQLTPQQAQVIAHQQGHAKVVAVAGAGKTTTLTHFIAARLSEGVSPRRLLVLMYNRAAREDFEAKLSRLLPRQALPEVRTFHSLGLRIYQRLIAQGVLPPFQGKPLSDGEMEPIVWRLLQQLADDDTRQEILSQRKKWVEPALAFIDLVKSGLQPPAEVFEALELPDSCKIFIDLFDLFEDWRRQQRRISYADMLYDPVMAFIYQPEIAAQFGGHMQWILVDEYQDINAIQQHLLEVLYGGRGSVMVIGDPDQTIYEFRGSKPEFIVQKFDQQMQQVSTYQLPHTFRYGHALSLLANHLITHNKEREPVLCLSHPSTPQTKAKLHFARYEPALILTLIKSEAEKQPLENIAVINRLWALCAPIELGLLQAGIPYQLHNSQSVLDRWELQIFWILLEISAGRFAARNTEQRTDAWLQLLTTPYPKIKRSTLEQIARTMAQADADFGEALQAAVPDDMSKWQRQQLDARAEVLASAEHVAMPAHRLLQQYIDQSGLEDGIADSAFSAQQIEDRLQTIKAFVHFMRESEQNSRNALDYLQQLKAQRLQQSREKKGGVHLTSIHKSKGLEWPVVIIPGLNAHYYPYTPEGEFTTPASEESERRLLYVAMTRAKQQLHLIAPDPFKDQKRGGGQTSARDWSSRFQQELMVERSVDIARAIEAKSDSVALKIPHGSPASWLQDYCRQLDIHLNFTLDTSAPASAERTARRAAPGYPKAPADYIIERKYSAAEEQRRIRHDTLGAGVVLAEDERYIKIRFDGEAQARTLDKKTASAFMENE from the coding sequence GTGCCCGCTTTGACCCATACTCCAACATCCTCCGTGTATACGCCCGACGGTCAGTCCGGCCGAACCCAGCTGACACCGCAGCAGGCACAGGTGATTGCGCATCAGCAGGGTCATGCCAAAGTGGTGGCGGTGGCGGGTGCCGGTAAAACCACCACGCTGACGCACTTTATTGCTGCCCGTCTGAGTGAGGGGGTAAGCCCGCGGCGATTACTGGTGCTGATGTACAACCGCGCCGCACGGGAGGATTTTGAGGCCAAGTTAAGCCGCTTGTTGCCTCGTCAGGCGTTGCCCGAGGTACGTACCTTTCACTCGCTGGGCTTGCGTATTTATCAGCGCTTAATTGCTCAGGGTGTCTTGCCGCCGTTTCAGGGCAAGCCGTTATCCGATGGCGAAATGGAGCCCATTGTCTGGCGTTTACTGCAGCAGCTGGCGGATGACGATACCCGTCAGGAAATTCTGTCACAGCGGAAAAAATGGGTCGAACCGGCACTGGCCTTTATTGATCTGGTGAAGTCTGGCCTGCAGCCGCCGGCTGAGGTGTTTGAAGCGCTGGAACTGCCCGACAGCTGCAAAATCTTTATCGACCTGTTTGATCTGTTTGAAGACTGGCGCCGTCAGCAACGGCGCATCAGTTATGCCGATATGCTGTACGATCCGGTGATGGCCTTTATTTATCAGCCGGAAATCGCCGCACAGTTTGGCGGCCATATGCAGTGGATTCTGGTGGATGAATATCAGGATATTAATGCCATTCAGCAGCACCTGCTGGAAGTGCTGTACGGTGGTCGCGGTTCGGTGATGGTAATCGGTGATCCGGATCAGACGATTTATGAATTCCGTGGATCAAAGCCGGAATTTATTGTGCAGAAGTTTGATCAGCAGATGCAGCAGGTCAGCACTTACCAATTACCGCACACCTTTCGCTATGGTCATGCGTTATCGCTGCTGGCCAATCATCTGATTACCCATAATAAAGAGCGTGAGCCGGTGCTGTGCCTGTCGCATCCGTCCACACCACAGACCAAAGCCAAACTGCATTTTGCCCGTTATGAACCGGCGCTGATTTTAACCCTGATTAAAAGCGAGGCAGAAAAGCAGCCGCTGGAAAACATCGCCGTTATTAACCGCTTATGGGCGCTATGCGCGCCGATTGAGCTGGGGCTTTTGCAGGCCGGCATTCCGTATCAGCTGCATAATTCGCAGTCGGTACTGGATCGCTGGGAGTTGCAGATTTTCTGGATCTTACTGGAAATCTCGGCCGGGCGTTTTGCTGCGCGTAATACCGAGCAGCGTACCGATGCCTGGCTGCAGTTACTGACTACGCCATACCCGAAGATTAAACGCTCAACACTGGAACAGATTGCCCGCACCATGGCGCAGGCCGATGCCGATTTTGGCGAGGCATTGCAGGCGGCGGTGCCGGACGATATGAGTAAATGGCAGCGCCAGCAGCTGGATGCCCGGGCTGAAGTGCTGGCCAGTGCTGAGCATGTGGCGATGCCGGCGCACCGGTTATTACAGCAGTATATTGATCAGTCGGGTCTGGAAGATGGTATTGCCGACAGCGCATTTTCGGCGCAGCAGATTGAAGACCGGCTGCAAACCATTAAAGCCTTTGTGCATTTTATGCGTGAGTCGGAACAGAACAGCCGCAACGCGCTGGACTATCTGCAGCAATTAAAAGCGCAGCGTCTGCAGCAAAGCCGCGAGAAAAAAGGCGGTGTGCATTTAACCTCGATACATAAGAGCAAAGGTCTGGAATGGCCGGTGGTGATTATTCCCGGTTTAAATGCCCATTATTATCCTTATACCCCCGAAGGTGAATTCACTACCCCGGCCAGCGAAGAAAGCGAACGGCGTTTGCTCTATGTGGCGATGACCCGCGCCAAGCAGCAACTGCATTTAATTGCGCCAGATCCGTTTAAAGATCAGAAACGCGGCGGCGGGCAAACTTCCGCCCGCGACTGGAGCAGCCGCTTTCAGCAGGAATTAATGGTTGAACGCAGCGTTGATATTGCACGCGCTATCGAAGCGAAATCGGATTCTGTTGCGTTAAAAATACCCCATGGCAGCCCGGCATCCTGGTTGCAGGATTATTGCCGTCAGCTGGATATTCATCTGAACTTTACTCTGGATACTTCTGCCCCTGCTTCGGCAGAGCGTACAGCACGGCGGGCGGCACCGGGTTATCCCAAAGCGCCGGCGGATTATATTATCGAGCGCAAATATTCGGCCGCAGAAGAACAGCGCCGTATCCGCCATGACACACTCGGGGCAGGGGTCGTACTGGCGGAAGATGAGCGCTATATTAAAATCCGTTTCGATGGCGAAGCTCAGGCGCGTACGCTGGATAAAAAAACTGCCAGTGCTTTTATGGAAAATGAATAA
- a CDS encoding DUF2059 domain-containing protein has product MSQMLNLQIQQNPALGPYKAVMLEFLGKHMSYESLKDDLVKMYAEAFTAAELIKINEFYSTDVGQKAIEKMPELMTKGGMIGASRVQENLGELQDMIKAEAERLQAQK; this is encoded by the coding sequence ATGTCCCAGATGCTTAATCTTCAGATTCAGCAGAACCCTGCTCTCGGGCCGTACAAAGCGGTTATGCTGGAATTCCTCGGAAAACATATGAGCTATGAGAGTCTGAAAGACGATCTGGTAAAAATGTATGCAGAAGCCTTTACTGCTGCTGAGCTGATAAAAATCAATGAATTCTACTCTACCGATGTGGGTCAGAAGGCAATTGAAAAAATGCCGGAACTGATGACCAAGGGTGGAATGATCGGTGCTTCCCGGGTTCAGGAAAACCTTGGCGAGCTGCAGGATATGATTAAAGCTGAGGCCGAGCGACTGCAAGCACAGAAGTAA
- a CDS encoding DEAD/DEAH box helicase encodes MTQFSELGLADAILKAVADQGYTTPSPVQAQAIPAVLAGRDVMAAAQTGTGKTAGFTLPMLHKLQQGERAGANRCRALVLTPTRELAAQVGENVADYSKYLNIRSAVVFGGVSINPQMIALRRGVDVLVACPGRLLDLYQQKAIRFDEVEFLVLDEADRMLDMGFIHDIKKILALLPKNRQNLMFSATFSNEIRTLAKGLVNDPVEIDVSPRNSTAHTVEQWLIPVDKKRKPEVLSHLLKQHGWKQVLVFTRTKHGANRLTTHLQDRGITAAAIHGNKSQGARTRALAEFKSGDIAVLVATDIAARGLDIEQLPHVINFELPNVAADYVHRIGRTGRAGASGEAIALVCAEELEDLEGIEGLIGKSIERRVQEGFEPNTPLPVSRPKAPRKPKKAKQPKGFKDTFDREPRAPRPAGSGRSNGNGGNASRSGSGRSGSAQKQGEQKQGEQRRSSGSSGNNTGNSNGGNSRPAGNAPRRSRRPAQG; translated from the coding sequence ATGACCCAATTTTCCGAACTCGGCTTAGCCGATGCCATCCTGAAAGCTGTTGCTGATCAGGGTTACACCACGCCATCTCCGGTACAGGCCCAGGCTATTCCTGCCGTACTGGCTGGCCGCGATGTAATGGCCGCCGCCCAGACCGGCACGGGTAAAACCGCCGGTTTTACCCTGCCAATGCTGCACAAACTGCAGCAGGGCGAACGCGCCGGCGCCAACCGCTGCCGCGCGCTGGTATTAACACCCACCCGTGAGCTGGCTGCTCAGGTAGGTGAAAACGTTGCTGATTACAGCAAATACCTGAATATCCGCTCTGCCGTTGTATTCGGCGGGGTCAGTATTAATCCGCAAATGATTGCCCTGCGCCGTGGCGTGGACGTGCTGGTGGCTTGTCCGGGTCGTTTACTCGACCTTTATCAGCAGAAAGCCATTCGTTTTGACGAAGTAGAATTTCTGGTGCTGGACGAAGCCGACCGTATGCTCGATATGGGCTTTATTCACGACATCAAAAAAATCCTCGCGCTGCTGCCGAAAAACCGCCAGAACCTGATGTTCTCGGCCACCTTCTCTAACGAGATCCGCACCCTGGCCAAAGGCCTGGTAAACGATCCGGTAGAAATTGACGTCAGCCCGCGTAACAGCACCGCCCACACCGTTGAGCAGTGGCTGATTCCGGTCGATAAAAAACGCAAACCGGAAGTGCTCAGCCACCTGCTGAAACAACACGGCTGGAAACAGGTACTGGTATTTACCCGCACCAAACACGGCGCTAACCGTTTAACCACGCACCTGCAGGATCGTGGTATTACTGCCGCTGCCATTCACGGCAATAAAAGTCAGGGTGCCCGTACCCGTGCACTGGCCGAATTTAAAAGCGGTGATATTGCCGTATTAGTGGCGACCGATATTGCCGCCCGTGGTCTGGATATCGAACAATTACCGCACGTTATTAACTTCGAGTTGCCTAACGTTGCCGCCGACTACGTACACCGTATTGGCCGTACCGGACGTGCCGGTGCCAGTGGTGAAGCTATTGCCCTGGTGTGTGCTGAAGAACTGGAAGACCTCGAAGGTATTGAAGGCTTAATCGGCAAAAGCATTGAACGCCGTGTGCAGGAAGGTTTTGAACCCAATACCCCACTGCCGGTATCGCGCCCGAAAGCCCCGCGTAAACCGAAAAAAGCCAAACAGCCGAAAGGCTTTAAAGACACCTTTGACCGCGAGCCACGCGCTCCGCGTCCGGCCGGTAGCGGTCGTTCAAATGGAAATGGCGGCAACGCCAGCCGTTCCGGTTCTGGTCGTTCTGGCTCAGCTCAGAAACAGGGTGAGCAAAAGCAGGGTGAACAGCGCCGTTCATCCGGCAGCAGCGGTAATAACACTGGCAATAGCAATGGCGGTAACAGCCGTCCGGCAGGCAACGCACCGCGCCGCTCACGCCGCCCGGCACAGGGATAA
- a CDS encoding transporter substrate-binding domain-containing protein — translation MTQQDKTDTPLPETEASLQFRLVVAVILVTLVTAAVALGLHYYFSRAMALDSAMARYQQTASATRDYLKNLDNNAAQTARVLAQYPQLVAGDWVNPATLPLFAEVMRNNPVMYAVYIGFNNGDVFELVNLNSSEAVRRHLKAAPADRWVVISVRGKGDQRRRRFEFYDGQMQQTFAREEISDYNASQRLWFTSAQSGTVHKTQPYLFQHLQAPGQSYSIRVAGGKAVLAVDIAFSTLAAHLRSQPLSLDGEIYLYQQSGEIIASNSSVWNEDRLPDTGPFALSEAQENYIKSLGRLRISNETDWPPIDFAVSAEPRGYSIDLLRLIAQMTGLNIEFVNGYAWPELMELFRRKELDILQPVLSRQALPGVMTQAFLQLPYALAQRAQDAAIQDLQQLNGKILAIPAGWSVAQVIRSNYPQITLLSTTNTREALEAVKQGRADAALDMELILRNTADQYFIGDLRFSKQVTGTGLLPQGLKLLLQDELAPLAAILDQVLASITPEARAFLQEKWLAADENERKIMPAVVPYEQLITMAHNSTSQNRLEKTHINGREHYIFASSFDHFQSPREHLAFVISEERLFAASSREIWWSVLIIAAVWLLSMPLILLFFVFRPLRNFHSAVAADNHD, via the coding sequence ATGACGCAGCAGGATAAAACGGATACCCCTTTGCCAGAGACGGAAGCGTCACTGCAGTTCCGCCTTGTGGTGGCGGTGATACTGGTCACACTGGTCACTGCTGCCGTTGCTCTGGGCCTGCATTATTATTTCAGCCGCGCCATGGCGCTTGATTCGGCCATGGCGCGCTACCAGCAGACCGCAAGCGCTACCCGCGATTACCTCAAAAACCTCGATAACAATGCGGCTCAGACTGCCCGCGTGCTGGCCCAGTATCCCCAGTTGGTGGCAGGGGACTGGGTAAATCCGGCGACCTTGCCATTATTTGCTGAAGTGATGCGCAATAATCCGGTGATGTATGCCGTATATATCGGTTTTAACAATGGCGATGTATTTGAGCTGGTGAACCTTAACAGCAGCGAGGCTGTACGCCGTCATCTGAAAGCCGCTCCGGCCGACCGCTGGGTGGTGATCAGCGTTAGAGGTAAGGGAGATCAGCGGCGCCGCCGTTTTGAGTTTTATGACGGGCAGATGCAACAGACCTTTGCCCGGGAAGAAATCAGCGATTACAACGCCAGTCAGCGGCTGTGGTTCACCAGTGCGCAAAGTGGCACAGTCCACAAAACACAGCCTTATTTATTTCAGCACCTGCAGGCGCCGGGGCAAAGCTACAGCATACGTGTAGCCGGAGGAAAAGCGGTACTGGCTGTTGATATTGCTTTTTCGACACTCGCCGCTCATCTGCGCAGTCAGCCTCTGAGCCTGGATGGAGAAATTTATCTTTATCAGCAAAGCGGTGAAATTATTGCCAGTAATTCCAGTGTATGGAATGAAGACCGCTTACCGGACACCGGGCCTTTTGCACTCAGTGAAGCACAGGAAAACTACATAAAAAGTCTTGGCCGTTTACGGATTTCCAATGAAACCGACTGGCCGCCGATTGATTTTGCTGTATCAGCTGAGCCGCGCGGTTACAGCATTGATTTATTACGTCTTATTGCGCAAATGACCGGCCTGAATATTGAGTTTGTAAACGGTTATGCCTGGCCTGAATTAATGGAGTTATTCCGTCGCAAAGAGCTGGATATTCTGCAACCGGTATTAAGCCGTCAAGCGTTGCCCGGTGTTATGACCCAGGCATTTCTGCAATTACCCTATGCTCTGGCCCAGCGTGCACAGGATGCGGCAATTCAGGACCTGCAACAGTTAAACGGCAAAATACTGGCCATTCCTGCCGGCTGGAGCGTCGCCCAGGTAATCCGCAGTAATTATCCGCAGATAACCCTGCTGAGTACTACCAACACGCGGGAAGCACTGGAAGCGGTAAAACAGGGCAGGGCAGATGCCGCGCTGGATATGGAACTGATTCTGCGTAATACCGCTGATCAGTATTTTATCGGCGATCTGCGTTTCAGTAAGCAGGTTACCGGTACCGGGCTTTTACCGCAGGGACTGAAACTGTTATTACAGGACGAACTTGCCCCTCTGGCCGCGATACTGGATCAGGTGCTCGCCTCAATCACACCTGAGGCACGGGCGTTTTTACAGGAGAAATGGCTGGCGGCTGACGAAAATGAGCGCAAAATTATGCCCGCTGTTGTCCCTTATGAGCAGCTGATTACCATGGCGCATAACAGTACGTCGCAGAACCGGCTGGAAAAAACCCATATTAATGGCCGCGAACACTATATTTTCGCTTCCTCTTTTGACCATTTTCAAAGTCCGCGTGAACATCTTGCTTTTGTTATTTCAGAAGAACGCTTGTTTGCCGCCAGCAGTCGCGAAATATGGTGGTCGGTCTTAATCATCGCCGCCGTCTGGTTGTTATCGATGCCTCTGATTCTGCTGTTTTTTGTGTTCCGCCCGTTACGGAATTTCCATAGCGCTGTCGCGGCGGATAACCATGACTGA